The following proteins are encoded in a genomic region of Corylus avellana chromosome ca4, CavTom2PMs-1.0:
- the LOC132177086 gene encoding dynamin-related protein 3A-like isoform X2, which translates to MADEPVSAPSASPSTASAAAPLGHSVIPIVNKLQDIFAQLGSQSTIELPQVAVVGSQSSGKSSVLEALVGRDFLPRGSEICTRRPLVLQLLQTKRKPDGTEEEYGEFLHLTGKRFYDFSDIRREIQAETEREAGGNKGVSDKQIRLKIFSPNVLDITLVDLPGITKVPVGDQPTDIEARIRTMIMSYIRTPSCLILAVTPANSDLANSDALQIAGNADPDGHRTIGIITKLDIMDRGTDARNLLLGKVIPLRLGYVGVVNRSQEDIMLNRSIKDALVAEEKFFRSRPVYNGLADRCGVPQLAKKLNQILVQHIKAVLPALKSRISSTLVSVAKEHASYGEITESKAGQGALLLNILSKYSEAFSSMVEGKNEEMSTAELSGGARIHYIFQQIFVKSLEEVDPCEDLTDDDIRTAIQNATGTRSALFVPEVPFEVLVRRQVARLLDPSLQCARFIYDELMKISHRCLVNELQRFPVLRKRMDEVTGNFLRDGLEPSETMIGHIIEMEMDYINTSHPNFIGGSKAVEVAKQQLKSSKDGVEPDKVPTSERSLKTRAILARPANGLVSDQGGRPVGDAEKVTSSGNPSGSSWGISSIFGGNDNRISAKESWTNKSYSEPIHSMEQSISMIHLREPPTVLRPTENQSEEEGIEILATKLLLRSYYDIVRKNIEDSIPKAIMHFLVNHTKREMHNVFIKKLYRENLFEEMLQEPDEIAMKRKRTRETLRVLQQAFRTLDELPLEAETVEKGYSLGADPTGLPKIHGLPTSSMYSTSSSMDSYSASPKNPKSRKSHSGELQPPIYSNTDSNGRIYTPGLYPTVDM; encoded by the exons ATGGCGGACGAGCCAGTCTCCGCGCCATCAGCATCGCCGTCGACCGCATCGGCGGCTGCGCCGCTGGGGCACTCCGTGATCCCCATAGTGAACAAGCTGCAGGACATCTTCGCGCAGCTCGGAAGCCAGTCGACCATCGAGCTCCCACAGGTGGCTGTGGTTGGCAGCCAGAGCAGCGGCAAGTCCAGCGTGCTCGAGGCCCTCGTCGGCCGAGATTTCCTGCCAAGGGGATCCGAAATCTGCACTCGGAGGCCACTCGTGCTGCAGTTGTTGCAGACCAAGCGGAAGCCGGACGGGACGGAGGAGGAGTACGGGGAGTTCCTCCACTTGACGGGGAAACGGTTCTACGACTTCTCGGATATTCGGAGGGAAATTCAG GCTGAGACAGAGAGGGAAGCAGGAGGTAACAAAGGTGTCTCGGACAAGCAGATTCGTCTGAAGATTTTCTCACCAAATGTTCTTGATATAACACTTGTGGATCTACCTGGTATAACAAAGGTTCCTGTTGGTGACCAGCCAACTGATATTGAAGCACGGATTAGGACAATGATCATGTCGTACATTAGAACGCCAAGTTGTCTAATTCTGGCTGTTACACCAGCAAATTCAGATTTAGCAAATTCAGACGCTCTTCAGATTGCAGGAAATGCTGATCCTGATG GTCATAGAACTATAGGTATAATCACAAAG TTGGATATTATGGATAGAGGTACCGATGCCCGTAATTTGTTGCTTGGAAAAGTGATTCCCCTTCGACTTGGTTATGTGGGAGTTGTGAATCGTAGTCAAGAG GATATTATGCTCAACCGGAGTATTAAAGATGCACTTGTTGCTGAGGAAAAGTTCTTCCGCAGTCGTCCA GTATATAATGGTCTAGCCGATCGTTGTGGCGTTCCTCAGTTGGCAAAGAAGTTGAACCAG ATTCTAGTGCAACATATCAAGGCGGTGCTTCCTGCGCTGAAGTCGCGCATAAGCTCTACACTGGTTTCTGTTGCCAAGGAGCATGCAAGCTATGGAGAAATCACTGAATCAAAG GCTGGTCAGGGAGCTCTTCTTCTGAACATTCTTTCAAAGTACTCAGAAG CATTTTCTTCAATGGTGGAGGGGAAAAATGAAGAGATGTCGACAGCTGAGCTCTCTGGTGGAGCAAGAATACACTATATATTTCAACAAATCTTTGTGAAGAGTTTAGAG GAGGTGGATCCATGTGAGGACCTAACTGATGATGACATTCGAACTGCCATTCAGAATGCAACTGGCACTAGATCTGCATTGTTTGTTCCGGAA GTGCCATTTGAGGTTCTTGTTCGAAGGCAAGTAGCACGTTTATTGGATCCAAGCCTTCAGTGTGCTAGGTTCATATATGATGAGTTAATGAAG ATTAGCCACCGTTGTCTAGTGAATGAACTGCAGCGATTTCCTGTTTTGAGAAAGCGTATGGATGAAGTTACAGGGAACTTTCTTCGAGATGGTCTTGAACCCTCAGAAACAATGATTGGGCACATTATTGAAATGGAG ATGGACTACATAAACACTTCACACCCGAACTTTATTGGTGGGAGCAAAGCTGTAGAGGTTGCAAAGCAACAACTTAAGTCTTCTAAG GATGGTGTAGAGCCTGATAAAGTACCAACATCTGAAAGAAGTCTGAAAACTCGAGCTATTCTTGCTAGGCCAGCAAATGGACTTGTGTCTGATCAG GGTGGTCGCCCTGTGGGTGATGCTGAAAAGGTTACATCCTCTG GAAATCCAAGCGGCTCAAGTTGGGGAATTTCATCGATTTTTGGTGGAAATGATAACCGTATTTCTGCTAAAGAAAGCTGGACAAACAAGTCATATAGTGAACCTATTCATAGCATGGAGCAATCCATCTCTATGATCCATTTAAGAGAG CCTCCAACTGTCTTGAGGCCCACAGAAAATCAGTCAGAGGAGGAGGGTATTGAAATTTTAGCCACAAAATTGCTGTTGAGATCATACTATGACATTGTTCGGAAGAACATTGAGGACTCTATACCTAAAGCAATTATGCACTTCCTG GTAAACCATACAAAGCGTGAGATGCACAATGTTTTCATCAAAAAGCTTTACAG AGAGAACCTGTTTGAAGAGATGTTGCAGGAGCCAGATGAGATAGCAATGAAGAGAAAGCGCACTCGAGAAACACTCCGAGTTCTTCAACAGGCTTTCCGG ACATTGGATGAGTTGCCTTTGGAAGCTGAAACAGTTGAGAAGGGTTACAGTTTGGGTGCTGATCCGACAGGGTTGCCAAAGATCCACGGACTGCCAACATCATCAATGTATTCTACGAGTAGTTCCATGGATTCCTACTCAGCTTCTCCTAAAAATCCGAAGTCTCGAAAGTCGCACTCAGGGGAGCTTCAACCACCTATTTATTCTAACACAGATTCTAATGGACGCATTTACACACCCGGTCTCTATCCGACGGTTGATATGTAA
- the LOC132177086 gene encoding dynamin-related protein 3A-like isoform X1, with product MADEPVSAPSASPSTASAAAPLGHSVIPIVNKLQDIFAQLGSQSTIELPQVAVVGSQSSGKSSVLEALVGRDFLPRGSEICTRRPLVLQLLQTKRKPDGTEEEYGEFLHLTGKRFYDFSDIRREIQAETEREAGGNKGVSDKQIRLKIFSPNVLDITLVDLPGITKVPVGDQPTDIEARIRTMIMSYIRTPSCLILAVTPANSDLANSDALQIAGNADPDGHRTIGIITKLDIMDRGTDARNLLLGKVIPLRLGYVGVVNRSQEDIMLNRSIKDALVAEEKFFRSRPVYNGLADRCGVPQLAKKLNQILVQHIKAVLPALKSRISSTLVSVAKEHASYGEITESKAGQGALLLNILSKYSEAFSSMVEGKNEEMSTAELSGGARIHYIFQQIFVKSLEEVDPCEDLTDDDIRTAIQNATGTRSALFVPEVPFEVLVRRQVARLLDPSLQCARFIYDELMKISHRCLVNELQRFPVLRKRMDEVTGNFLRDGLEPSETMIGHIIEMEMDYINTSHPNFIGGSKAVEVAKQQLKSSKVTLPVSRQKDGVEPDKVPTSERSLKTRAILARPANGLVSDQGGRPVGDAEKVTSSGNPSGSSWGISSIFGGNDNRISAKESWTNKSYSEPIHSMEQSISMIHLREPPTVLRPTENQSEEEGIEILATKLLLRSYYDIVRKNIEDSIPKAIMHFLVNHTKREMHNVFIKKLYRENLFEEMLQEPDEIAMKRKRTRETLRVLQQAFRTLDELPLEAETVEKGYSLGADPTGLPKIHGLPTSSMYSTSSSMDSYSASPKNPKSRKSHSGELQPPIYSNTDSNGRIYTPGLYPTVDM from the exons ATGGCGGACGAGCCAGTCTCCGCGCCATCAGCATCGCCGTCGACCGCATCGGCGGCTGCGCCGCTGGGGCACTCCGTGATCCCCATAGTGAACAAGCTGCAGGACATCTTCGCGCAGCTCGGAAGCCAGTCGACCATCGAGCTCCCACAGGTGGCTGTGGTTGGCAGCCAGAGCAGCGGCAAGTCCAGCGTGCTCGAGGCCCTCGTCGGCCGAGATTTCCTGCCAAGGGGATCCGAAATCTGCACTCGGAGGCCACTCGTGCTGCAGTTGTTGCAGACCAAGCGGAAGCCGGACGGGACGGAGGAGGAGTACGGGGAGTTCCTCCACTTGACGGGGAAACGGTTCTACGACTTCTCGGATATTCGGAGGGAAATTCAG GCTGAGACAGAGAGGGAAGCAGGAGGTAACAAAGGTGTCTCGGACAAGCAGATTCGTCTGAAGATTTTCTCACCAAATGTTCTTGATATAACACTTGTGGATCTACCTGGTATAACAAAGGTTCCTGTTGGTGACCAGCCAACTGATATTGAAGCACGGATTAGGACAATGATCATGTCGTACATTAGAACGCCAAGTTGTCTAATTCTGGCTGTTACACCAGCAAATTCAGATTTAGCAAATTCAGACGCTCTTCAGATTGCAGGAAATGCTGATCCTGATG GTCATAGAACTATAGGTATAATCACAAAG TTGGATATTATGGATAGAGGTACCGATGCCCGTAATTTGTTGCTTGGAAAAGTGATTCCCCTTCGACTTGGTTATGTGGGAGTTGTGAATCGTAGTCAAGAG GATATTATGCTCAACCGGAGTATTAAAGATGCACTTGTTGCTGAGGAAAAGTTCTTCCGCAGTCGTCCA GTATATAATGGTCTAGCCGATCGTTGTGGCGTTCCTCAGTTGGCAAAGAAGTTGAACCAG ATTCTAGTGCAACATATCAAGGCGGTGCTTCCTGCGCTGAAGTCGCGCATAAGCTCTACACTGGTTTCTGTTGCCAAGGAGCATGCAAGCTATGGAGAAATCACTGAATCAAAG GCTGGTCAGGGAGCTCTTCTTCTGAACATTCTTTCAAAGTACTCAGAAG CATTTTCTTCAATGGTGGAGGGGAAAAATGAAGAGATGTCGACAGCTGAGCTCTCTGGTGGAGCAAGAATACACTATATATTTCAACAAATCTTTGTGAAGAGTTTAGAG GAGGTGGATCCATGTGAGGACCTAACTGATGATGACATTCGAACTGCCATTCAGAATGCAACTGGCACTAGATCTGCATTGTTTGTTCCGGAA GTGCCATTTGAGGTTCTTGTTCGAAGGCAAGTAGCACGTTTATTGGATCCAAGCCTTCAGTGTGCTAGGTTCATATATGATGAGTTAATGAAG ATTAGCCACCGTTGTCTAGTGAATGAACTGCAGCGATTTCCTGTTTTGAGAAAGCGTATGGATGAAGTTACAGGGAACTTTCTTCGAGATGGTCTTGAACCCTCAGAAACAATGATTGGGCACATTATTGAAATGGAG ATGGACTACATAAACACTTCACACCCGAACTTTATTGGTGGGAGCAAAGCTGTAGAGGTTGCAAAGCAACAACTTAAGTCTTCTAAGGTCACTCTTCCTGTTTCCAGGCAAAAA GATGGTGTAGAGCCTGATAAAGTACCAACATCTGAAAGAAGTCTGAAAACTCGAGCTATTCTTGCTAGGCCAGCAAATGGACTTGTGTCTGATCAG GGTGGTCGCCCTGTGGGTGATGCTGAAAAGGTTACATCCTCTG GAAATCCAAGCGGCTCAAGTTGGGGAATTTCATCGATTTTTGGTGGAAATGATAACCGTATTTCTGCTAAAGAAAGCTGGACAAACAAGTCATATAGTGAACCTATTCATAGCATGGAGCAATCCATCTCTATGATCCATTTAAGAGAG CCTCCAACTGTCTTGAGGCCCACAGAAAATCAGTCAGAGGAGGAGGGTATTGAAATTTTAGCCACAAAATTGCTGTTGAGATCATACTATGACATTGTTCGGAAGAACATTGAGGACTCTATACCTAAAGCAATTATGCACTTCCTG GTAAACCATACAAAGCGTGAGATGCACAATGTTTTCATCAAAAAGCTTTACAG AGAGAACCTGTTTGAAGAGATGTTGCAGGAGCCAGATGAGATAGCAATGAAGAGAAAGCGCACTCGAGAAACACTCCGAGTTCTTCAACAGGCTTTCCGG ACATTGGATGAGTTGCCTTTGGAAGCTGAAACAGTTGAGAAGGGTTACAGTTTGGGTGCTGATCCGACAGGGTTGCCAAAGATCCACGGACTGCCAACATCATCAATGTATTCTACGAGTAGTTCCATGGATTCCTACTCAGCTTCTCCTAAAAATCCGAAGTCTCGAAAGTCGCACTCAGGGGAGCTTCAACCACCTATTTATTCTAACACAGATTCTAATGGACGCATTTACACACCCGGTCTCTATCCGACGGTTGATATGTAA
- the LOC132177976 gene encoding probable glycosyltransferase At5g03795: MNRRNRLPAAAPPRNPPHRPDWSSEVCIFIISLAIPVICFLIASYKQAYSRQDSAGIVSEVFHFPESFVRDYERVERDLKVYIYPDRDPGGYFQSPTELTGIYGSEAYFFKNIKESRFLTTDPLQAHLFFIPISWHQMRGTHCEKMTSIVENYVESIISKYPYWNRTQGADHFFVICHEIGVEVADGVPFLKKNPIRLVCPATHDAHYIPFKDIPLPQVNQSFSHAIDERMKSGFWERIPNSEIKATLESLWENDSEPDIQNNLMFTAEGYLLFHHKVYGTKFCICPHGFPPDSALIADSIRYGCVPVIFSSYLNFPFNDVLDWHKFSIILAEEDVHLLKDTLEGIQGANFTRFQNNLLKVQKHFEWNSPPLRFDAFHMVLYDLWLHQFYQPESLLEIFLLYPGKLLMVSAAISMCIMACMWKFVLNLP, translated from the exons ATGAACAGGAGAAACCGTCTCCCTGCTGCTGCGCCTCCAAGAAACCCTCCACACAGACCCGACTGGAGCTCCGAAGTCTGTATTTTCATCATCTCCTTAGCGATCCCCGTCATCTGCTTCCTCATCGCCAGTTATAAACAG GCGTATTCGCGTCAAGACTCTGCCGGAATCGTCTCCGAGGTGTTTCACTTTCCGGAGAGTTTCGTGCGGGACTACGAGCGGGTAGAGAGGGACTTGAAGGTCTACATCTACCCGGACAGAGACCCTGGCGGGTACTTCCAGTCGCCGACGGAGCTGACGGGGATTTACGGCAGCGAGGCCTACTTCTTCAAGAATATAAAGGAGAGTCGCTTCCTCACCACTGATCCTCTCCAGGCTCACCTCTTCTTTATTCCCATTTCTTGGCATCAAATGCGG GGAACACATTGTGAGAAAATGACCAGTATAGTTGAGAATTATGTGGAGAGCATAATCTCAAAGTACCCCTACTGGAACCGAACTCAGGGTGCTGACCACTTTTTTGTGATATGTCATGAAATTGGTGTGGAGGTTGCTGATGGAGTTCCATTTCTTAAGAAGAATCCAATTCGACTTGTGTGCCCAGCTACCCATGATGCTCATTATATTCCATTCAAGGATATTCCCCTCCCTCAagtaaatcaatcattttctcaTGCCATTGATGAGAG GATGAAGAGTGGTTTCTGGGAACGCATTCCCAATTCTGAAATAAAAGCCACTCTGGAATCTCTGTGGGAGAATGACTCTGAACCTGACATCCAGAACAACCTTATGTTTACTGCTGAAGGATATCTTCTATTTCATCACAAAGTTTATGGGACAAAATTCTGCATATGCCCTCATGGATTCCCACCCGATTCTGCCCTTATAGCTGACTCCATCCGTTATGGATGTGTTCCTG TTATCTTCTCAAGCTACCTGAATTTCCCATTCAATGATGTTCTTGACTGgcataaattttcaataatactcGCGGAGGAGGATGTACATTTGCTTAAGGATACTCTTGAAGGCATACAAGGTGCAAATTTCACCAGATTCCAAAACAACTTACTCAAG GTCCAGAAGCATTTCGAATGGAACTCACCTCCACTCAGATTTGATGCATTTCACATGGTCCTGTACGATCTCTGGCTGCATCAGTTTTACCAGCCTGAGTCACTTTTAGAAATCTTCCTTCTTTACCCAGGAAAACTACTAATGGTGTCTGCAGCCATAAGCATGTGCATAATGGCTTGCATGTGGAAGTTTGTTCTTAATCTGCCATGA